Proteins encoded together in one Musa acuminata AAA Group cultivar baxijiao chromosome BXJ3-6, Cavendish_Baxijiao_AAA, whole genome shotgun sequence window:
- the LOC135641686 gene encoding casein kinase 1-like protein HD16 — translation MPELRSGVRRGRAQANPVVQADRPNTRRRRAARNQQPVDENPPVTRSAERREEIRLAEGGGEVGGLVGEENLEGVGERRMDECDSGARSADKLPGGEEEGSTAPLPEKVQVGNSPVYRIERKLGKGGFGQVYVGRRISATNANDRITGSGAVEVALKFEHRSSKGCNYGPPYEWQVYNTLGGIHGVPRVHYKGRQGDYYIMVMDMLGPSLWDVWNNNSHTISVEMVACIAIEAVSILEKMHSKGYVHGDVKPENFLLGPPGTSDEKKLFLVDLGLATKWKDSATGLHVEYDQRPDVFRGTVRYASVHAHLGRTASRRDDLESLAYTLIFLLRGRLPWQGYQGENKGFLVCKKKMATSPDTLCCFSPQPFKQFIEYVVNLKFDEEPNYAKCISFFDGIVGPNPDIRPINTDGAQKLIYQVGQKRGRLMMEEDGDEQPKKKIRMGMPATQWISVYNARRPMKQRYHYNVADIRLAQHIEKGNEDGLFISCVASCSNLWALIMDAGTNFTSQVYELSPNFLHKEWIMDQWDKNYYITALAGANNGSSLVVMSKGTQYVQQSYKVSESFPFKWINKKWREGFYVTAMATAGTRWGVVMSRNAGFSDQVVELDFLYPSEGIHRRWDGGYRITATAATMDQAAFVLSVPRRKPTDETQETLRTSAFPSQHVKEKWAKNLYIASVCYGRTVS, via the exons ATGCCGGAGCTCCGTAGCGGAGTTCGCAGGGGCCGGGCGCAGGCGAACCCAGTAGTCCAGGCTGATCGGCCGAACACGAGGCGGCGGCGGGCGGCGAGGAACCAGCAGCCGGTGGATGAGAACCCTCCCGTGACGAGGTCTGCTGAGCGGAGAGAGGAGATCAGGCTTGCGGAGGGCGGCGGCGAGGTTGGTGGACTCGTCGGGGAGGAGAATCTGGAAGGAGTTGGCGAGAGGAGGATGGATGAATGTGACAGTGGTGCAAGGAGCGCCGATAAGCTTCCcggtggagaggaggaggggaGCACCGCTCCCCTTCCGGAAAAG GTCCAAGTTGGAAATTCACCGGTGTACAGAATTGAAAGAAAACTAGGGAAAGGAGGATTTGGGCAAGTATATGTAGGACGGCGGATTTCTGCTACTAATGCAAATGATAGAATTACTGGTTCTGGTGCTGTAGAG GTAGCACTGAAGTTTGAGCACAGGAGCAGTAAAGGTTGCAATTATGGGCCACCTTATGAATGGCAAGTGTACAA CACTCTTGGTGGTATCCATGGGGTTCCACGAGTCCACTATAAAGGACGCCAAGGGGATTATTATATCATG GTTATGGATATGCTGGGACCGAGTCTATGGGATGTATGGAATAACAATTCACATAC AATATCAGTTGAAATGGTTGCATGTATTGCTATTGAAGCGGTATCTATACTGGAGAAAATGCATTCTAAAGG ATATGTACATGGGGATGTCAAGCCTGAGAATTTCTTACTTGGGCCACCTGGGACTTCTGACGAGAAGAAACTGTTTCTTGTCGATCTTGGCTTAG CCACCAAGTGGAAGGATAGTGCAACTGGGCTGCACGTGGAATATGATCAGAGGCCAGATGTTTTCAG GGGGACAGTGCGCTATGCCAGCGTTCATGCTCACCTAGGAAGGACAGCTAGCAGAAGAGATGATTTGGAATCCCTTGCATATACATTAATCTTTCTTCTCCGGGGCCGTCTACCTTGGCAAGGATACCAG GGAGAGAACAAGGGCTTCCTTGTCTGCAAGAAGAAAATGGCTACTTCTCCAGATACTCTTTGTTGCTTCTCTCCCCAACCATTCAAACAGTTCATTGAGTATGTAGTTAACTTGAAGTTTGATGAAGAACCTAACTATGCAAAGTGCATTTCCTTTTTCGATGGCATAGTAGGACCTAATCCAGATATCAGACCCATTAACACTGATGGGGCTCAGAAG CTTATATACCAGGTAGGTCAAAAGAGAGGCCGCCTGATGATGGAAGAAGATGGTGatgagcaaccaaagaagaagatcaGAATGGGAATGCCTGCAACACAGTGGATCAGTGTCTATAATGCCCGTCGGCCTATGAAGCAAAG GTATCACTACAATGTTGCTGATATAAGGCTTGCACAACATATTGAGAAGGGAAATGAAGATGGTTTATTCATCAGCTGTGTTGCATCTTGTTCAAATCTGTGGGCACTTATTATGGATGCAGGCACTAATTTCACATCTCAAGTATACGAACTGTCCCCAAATTTTCTTCACAAA gAATGGATAATGGACCAATGGGATAAGAACTATTATATCACTGCATTAGCAGGGGCAAACAATGGTAGCTCTTTGGTTGTGATGTCCAAAG GCACACAGTATGTACAACAGTCTTACAAAGTCAGTGAATCATTTCCTTTCAAGTGGATAAACAAAAAATGGCGCGAAGGTTTCTATGTCACTGCAATGGCAACCGCTGGAACTAGATGGGGAGTTGTCATGTCCCGTAACGCAGGTTTCTCAGATCAG GTTGTCGAACTTGACTTTTTGTACCCTAGTGAAGGCATTCATCGAAGGTGGGATGGTGGCTATCGCATAACTGCAACAGCTGCAACAATGGACCAAGCAGCATTTGTTCTTAGTGTTCCCAGAAGAAAGCCTACAGATGAGACACAAGAGACACTTAGAACATCTGCTTTTCCTAGTCAACATGTGAAG GAGAAATGGGCAAAAAATCTTTACATAGCATCTGTCTGTTACGGCCGCACCGTTTCATGA
- the LOC135641672 gene encoding lysM domain receptor-like kinase 3 has protein sequence MDLLKIALAVSILLIVVAPSASSSTPLNCSDTTRVCTSFLAFKAGRSVPLSQIQSMFDVFPEDVTADEGSSPGYVFIRKNCSCLSNNEYLTNTTFTVREEVSSVYPVVAQSYQGLAFLPNMTLRAARAKAVVSLHLFCGCSSGLWNYLLTYVMEDGDSIESLSSRFGVSMDSIETVNGMSGPDGVVVGDVYYIPLNSVPGLPYSADTGIAPSPAPALSPPLTTFSAKTVHQSAGFPYGWVFGSMGVSLVLIIVALFSFISFKSFNSRNETKDPDRPVSLKFHILRNTSFCCASGRYLCCKYGNLKSSTGDAGSHHVNIPKGMVGDAFDMEKPIVFKHEEILSSTDNFSDTNLLGHGKYGSVYYGVLRDQEVAIKRMAALKTKEFMAEMKVLCKVHHASLVELIGYAATDDELFLIYEYAEKGSLKSHLHDPQNKGQTTLSWISRVQISLDAARGLEYIHEHTKNHYVHRDIKTSNILLDGSFRAKISDFGLAKLVAKTGDGEASTTKVVGTFGYLAPEYLRDGLATTKSDVYAFGVVLFELISGKEAITRTEGMVLSNSERRSLASIMLAALRNSPNSMSMGSLRDYIDPSLMDLYPHDCVYKMAMLAKQCVDEDPILRPDMKQVVISLSQILLSSVEWEATLAGNSQVFSGLVQGR, from the exons ATGGATCTCCTCAAGATCGCGCTCGCCGTCTCGATCCTGTTGATCGTTGTCGCTCCCTCGGCGTCCTCGTCTACGCCCCTCAATTGCTCCGACACGACGCGCGTCTGCACCTCCTTCCTTGCCTTCAAGGCGGGCCGCAGCGTCCCCCTCTCCCAAATCCAGAGCATGTTCGACGTCTTCCCTGAGGACGTCACCGCGGACGAGGGCAGCAGCCCTGGCTACGTCTTCATCCGCAAGAACTGCTCGTGCCTTTCCAACAACGAGTACCTCACCAACACCACCTTCACGGTGCGGGAGGAGGTGAGCTCTGTGTATCCTGTGGTCGCACAGTCCTACCAAGGGCTCGCCTTCCTGCCCAACATGACCCTACGGGCCGCACGGGCCAAGGCCGTCGTGTCCCTGCACCTGTTCTGCGGGTGCTCCAGCGGGCTGTGGAATTACCTGCTGACCTACGTGATGGAGGACGGCGACTCGATCGAATCACTGTCGAGTAGGTTCGGAGTCAGTATGGACAGTATCGAGACGGTGAATGGGATGTCCGGTCCTGATGGGGTCGTCGTCGGCGACGTTTATTACATCCCGCTGAATTCTG TTCCTGGCCTGCCTTACTCTGCAGATACTGGAATCGCTCCTTCTCCAGCTCCAGCTCTCTCGCCACCATTGACCACATTTTCAG CCAAGACTGTGCATCAATCAGCTGGTTTCCCTTATGGATGGGTTTTTGGGAGTATGGGTGTTTCTCTTGTTCTGATAATTGTGGCACTGTTCTCATTCATTTCTTTCAAGTCCTTCAATTCAAGGAATGAAACAAAAGATCCTGATCGGCCTGTGTCCCTTAAGTTCCATATTCTGCGGAACACTAGCTTCTGTTGTGCTTCAGGAAGGTATCTCTGCTGTAAATATgggaatctgaaatcatcaaccgGGGATGCAGGAAGTCACCATGTCAACATTCCCAAAG GTATGGTGGGTGATGCATTTGACATGGAAAAGCCTATTGTCTTCAAGCATGAAGAAATACTTTCTTCTACTGATAACTTTTCTGATACAAATCTACTGGGCCATGGGAAATATGGTTCTGTGTATTATGGGGTCCTTCGAGACCAG GAGGTTgcaataaaaagaatggctgctcTGAAAACTAAGGAATTTATGGCAGAGATGAAAGTGCTCTGTAAGGTCCATCATGCTAGTCTG GTAGAATTGATTGGTTATGCTGCAACTGATGATGAGCTCTTCCTCATCTATGAATACGCTGAGAAGGGTTCACTCAAGAGTCATCTGCATGATCCACAAAACAAGG GACAGACGACACTATCTTGGATATCAAGGGTTCAAATTTCACTAGATGCTGCTAGAGGCCTAGAATACATTCATGAGCATACCAAAAATCATTATGTTCATCGGGACATCAAGACAAGCAACATCCTGCTTGATGGTTCTTTCAGAGCAAAG ATATCAGACTTTGGGCTTGCTAAACTTGTTGCAAAGACAGGTGATGGAGAAGCTTCTACTACTAAAGTTGTTGGAACTTTTGGGTATTTGGCTCCAGA ATACCTACGTGATGGTCTTGCCACCACAAAAAGTGATGTTTATGCATTTGGGGTTGTCCTTTTTGAGCTAATATCAGGCAAAGAAGCAATAACAAGGACAGAAGGAATGGTTTTATCTAATTCAGAGAGACGTTCTTTGGCATCAATA ATGTTAGCTGCTTTGAGAAACTCTCCAAACTCAATGAGCATGGGAAGCCTGAGAGACTATATCGATCCCAGTTTGATGGATCTGTATCCTCATGACTGTGTCTATAAG ATGGCAATGCTGGCCAAGCAATgtgtggatgaagatccaatattaAGACCAGACATGAAACAAGTGGTGATTTCTCTGTCCCAAATCCTGTTATCTTCCGTCGAGTGGGAGGCAACATTGGCTGGGAACAGCCAAGTCTTCAGTGGCCTCGTACAGGGAAGGTAA
- the LOC103989129 gene encoding putative ABC transporter B family member 8, which produces MDELKEGNQEAERKERRHENGVFTFVDWVDVVLMLLGTIGAIGDGCSINCLLLFASNVMNSLGYGKAQDNHPDFMHNVEKYCLYFVYLGSAVLVVAFMEGYCWSRTSERQVLRIRYKYLEAILRQEVAFFDSQEATTSEIINSISKDTCLIQEVLSEKVPLFIMHSSVFVSGLAFSAYFSWRLSLVALPLVLLLIIPGLIYGKYLLYLSHKSREAYAKANGITEQALGSIKTIYSFTAEKSIVERYAAILDKTVKLGIKQGIAKGLAVGSTGLSFAIWGFLAWYGGRLVMYHGESGGRIYAAGISFVLGGLSLGMALPEVKHFTEASVAAKRILERINRLPRIDAEDPTGIKLDGIHGEVEFDSVQFTYPSRPDTVVLKDFNLRVPAGETIALVGTSGSGKSTAVALLQRFYDVDVGTVRIDGVDIKKLQLKWLREKMGLVSQDHALFGTSIKENILFGKPDATMGEIYAAAMTANAHNFIRQLPEGYDTKIGERGALLSGGQKQRIAIARAIIKNPAILLLDEATSALDSESEKLVQNALDQASMGRTTLVVAHKLSTIKNADQIAVVDCGRIVEMGTHDDLINDRNSHYSRLVKLQRISSNIDQEPESFRPSSVTRSSASRLSLTRASPASFSVFSEDQPSTTSSSPAPSFSRLLAMNSPEWKQAIVGSISAIIYGSIQPIYAFSIGGMIAAFFLQDHAEMQAIIRRYSLIFSSLSVVSIIVNLSQHYNFAYMGERLTKRVRLRVLEKILTFEAAWFDEESHSSGALCSRLSNEASLVKTLVADRISLLVQTASGVVIAMTMGLIVAWKLALVMIAIQPSTMICYYAKKVVLSRVSVGMAKAQHISTQIAIEAVYNHKMVTSFGCADKVLGLFKQAQEEPLRASRKKSWVAGIATGSSPCLSFLSWALDFWYGGKLAQSGEISAGDVFKTFFILVSTGKVIAEAGSMTSDLAKGATAVASVFEVLDRQSLIPGSTNMDRQSDERKLKKIQGKIDIRKVDFAYPTRPQCPVLREFNLEVKAGASVGLVGRSGCGKSTVISLIQRFYDVDRGVVRIDNTDVRELDIIWFRGFTALVSQDPVIFSGSIRDNIAFGKPESTEDEIVEAARAANAHDFISSLKDGYDTDCGERGVQLSGGQKQRIAIARAIVRNPTILLLDEATSALDVQSERAVQEALDRIMVNRTTVVVAHRLNTIKKLDSIAFVGEGRVVERGTYAQLMSKKGAFFDLAALSA; this is translated from the exons ATGGATGAACTGAAGGAGGGCAACCAGGAAgctgaaagaaaggaaaggaggcATGAAAATGGAGTCTTCACATTTGTTGATTGGGTGGATGTGGTTTTGATGTTGCTAGGCACAATCGGGGCGATTGGAGATGGGTGTTCCATCAACTGCCTTCTCCTCTTTGCCAGCAATGTCATGAATAGCTTAGGTTATGGCAAGGCTCAAGACAACCATCCAGATTTCATGCACAACGTCGAAAAG TACTGTCTGTACTTTGTCTACTTGGGATCGGCAGTCTTGGTGGTGGCTTTCATGG AAGGGTATTGCTGGAGTAGAACAAGTGAAAGACAGGTGCTACGGATCAGATACAAGTATTTGGAAGCTATTCTCAGGCAAGAGGTTGCATTCTTTGATTCACAAGAAGCCACCACATCAGAGATCATTAACAGTATCTCCAAGGATACTTGTCTCATACAAGAGGTCCTGAGTGAGAAG GTACCTCTTTTTATCATGCACTCCTCGGTCTTCGTCTCTGGTCTGGCGTTCTCCGCTTACTTCTCGTGGAGACTCTCCCTGGTAGCATTACCGCTTGTCCTGCTTCTGATAATTCCAGGCCTCATCTATGGCAAGTATCTTCTCTACCTTTCGCACAAGTCCCGTGAGGCATATGCCAAGGCAAATGGGATCACAGAACAGGCTCTTGGTTCGATAAAGACCATCTATTCTTTCACTGCTGAGAAGAGCATAGTGGAGAGATATGCCGCTATCTTGGACAAGACTGTGAAACTAGGAATCAAGCAGGGAATTGCAAAAGGCCTTGCAGTAGGAAGCACCGGCCTGTCTTTTGCCATATGGGGTTTTCTTGCGTGGTATGGGGGCAGGTTGGTCATGTATCATGGCGAGAGTGGAGGCAGGATTTATGCAGCTGGAATCTCGTTCGTCTTGGGTGGACT ATCCCTCGGCATGGCACTCCCCGAGGTAAAGCACTTCACAGAAGCATCGGTCGCGGCAAAGCGGATACTGGAGAGGATCAACAGATTACCTCGGATCGACGCTGAAGACCCCACTGGCATCAAACTGGATGGCATACATGGCGAGGTTGAATTCGATTCCGTCCAATTTACCTACCCATCGAGACCAGACACTGTCGTCCTCAAGGATTTCAACCTTCGGGTCCCCGCCGGAGAGACCATCGCGCTTGTAGGcaccagcggcagcgggaaatccACCGCCGTTGCGTTGCTGCAGCGATTCTATGACGTGGATGTGGGAACGGTGAGGATCGACGGTGTGGATATCAAGAAGCTGCAGCTGAAGTGGCTCAGAGAGAAAATGGGCTTGGTCAGCCAGGATCATGCGCTCTTCGGGACATCGATAAAGGAGAACATCTTGTTCGGCAAACCTGATGCCACCATGGGCGAGATTTACGCAGCCGCCATGACTGCGAATGCTCACAACTTCATCAGACAGCTGCCTGAAGGCTATGACACCAAG ATTGGAGAGCGAGGAGCACTTCTATCGGGCGGCCAGAAGCAGCGGATTGCCATTGCCAGAGCTATCATCAAGAACCCTGCTATCCTTCTCCTTGATGAAGCCACGAGTGCGCTCGACTCGGAATCAGAGAAGCTGGTACAGAATGCTCTCGACCAAGCTTCCATGGGAAGAACAACACTG GTGGTAGCTCACAAGCTCTCCACCATAAAGAACGCAGACCAAATAGCGGTGGTTGATTGCGGCAGGATCGTCGAAATGGGCACCCATGACGACCTAATCAATGACAGGAACAGTCACTACTCGCGACTGGTGAAATTACAGAGGATATCGAGCAATATCGATCAAGAACCAGAGAGCTTTAGGCCTTCTTCTGTCACGAGAAGCAGTGCGAGCCGCCTCAGCCTAACCAGAGCCAGCCCAGCATCCTTCTCGGTGTTCTCCGAAGACCAACCCTCCACCACGTCTTCTTCTCCTGCTCCGTCCTTCTCCAGGCTTCTCGCCATGAACTCGCCAGAATGGAAACAAGCCATAGTTGGCAGCATCTCAGCAATTATCTACGGTTCCATACAACCCATCTATGCCTTCTCGATCGGTGGCATGATTGCAGCATTCTTCCTTCAGGACCATGCTGAGATGCAAGCTATTATTCGTCGGTATTCCTtgatattctcctccctctcggtGGTGTCCATCATCGTCAACCTCTCACAGCACTATAACTTCGCATACATGGGGGAGCGTCTAACAAAAAGAGTCCGGCTACGGGTGCTCGAGAAGATTCTGACCTTTGAAGCAGCATGGTTCGACGAAGAGTCTCACTCGAGCGGCGCATTGTGCTCGCGATTAAGCAATGAGGCCTCCCTCGTCAAGACACTGGTCGCCGATCGCATATCCCTGCTGGTTCAAACCGCATCCGGCGTGGTGATCGCCATGACTATGGGATTGATAGTAGCTTGGAAGCTTGCTCTGGTCATGATTGCCATCCAACCCTCGACGATGATATGCTATTATGCTAAGAAGGTGGTGTTGTCCAGAGTATCAGTAGGCATGGCGAAGGCCCAGCATATCAGCACTCAGATTGCCATAGAAGCTGTCTACAACCACAAAATGGTCACTTCATTTGGATGCGCAGATAAGGTGCTTGGACTCTTTAAGCAAGCCCAGGAGGAGCCCCTTAGAGCCTCGAGGAAGAAATCATGGGTGGCCGGAATTGCGACAGGAAGCTCGCCGTGCCTTTCTTTTCTGTCATGGGCATTGGACTTCTGGTACGGAGGGAAATTGGCACAGTCCGGTGAGATATCGGCTGGAGATGTGTTCAAGACGTTCTTCATCTTGGTAAGCACCGGCAAGGTGATTGCCGAAGCCGGTAGCATGACTTCCGACCTGGCCAAGGGAGCAACTGCAGTAGCTTCGGTGTTCGAGGTGTTAGATAGACAGTCCTTGATTCCAGGATCTACCAAT ATGGATCGTCAAAGTGATGAAAGGAAGTTGAAGAAGATACAAGGTAAGATCGACATCAGGAAGGTGGATTTCGCGTACCCGACGAGGCCGCAGTGCCCCGTGCTGCGAGAATTCAACTTGGAGGTGAAGGCAGGGGCGAGCGTCGGGCTGGTCGGCAGGAGCGGCTGCGGGAAGTCGACCGTCATCTCTCTGATCCAGAGGTTCTACGACGTCGACAGAGGAGTCGTCAGAATCGACAACACAGACGTGAGAGAACTGGACATCATCTGGTTCCGGGGATTCACCGCGCTCGTCAGCCAAGACCCTGTCATCTTCTCCGGCAGCATCCGCGACAACATCGCCTTCGGAAAGCCGGAATCCACCGAGGATGAGATCGTTGAAGCCGCAAGAGCCGCCAATGCGCACGACTTCATATC ATCGCTGAAGGATGGATACGACACTGACTGCGGGGAGCGAGGAGTGCAGTTGTCAGGGGGGCAGAAGCAGAGGATCGCAATAGCGAGAGCCATCGTGCGCAATCCCACCATACTGCTGCTGGATGAGGCCACCAGCGCACTGGATGTGCAGTCCGAACGAGCAGTGCAGGAGGCCCTCGACCGGATCATGGTGAACAGGACCACCGTCGTGGTGGCCCACCGCCTCAACACCATCAAGAAGCTCGATTCCATTGCTTTCGTAGGGGAAGGGAGGGTGGTCGAGCGTGGAACCTATGCTCAGCTGATGAGCAAGAAGGGAGCTTTCTTCGACCTCGCTGCTCTATCTGCATGA